A genomic window from Aquitalea aquatilis includes:
- the fdhF gene encoding formate dehydrogenase subunit alpha translates to MSCQCGAGASCNKDMGTPARPGEASITLTIDGQNISVPVGSSVMHAAALLDTAIPKLCATDSLEPFGSCRMCMVEIDGHRGYPASCTTPVTPGMVVRTQSEKLAKLRRGVMELYISDHPLDCLTCSANGNCELQTVAGQVGLREVRYGMDGANHLQEQKDVSNPYFDYDPSKCIVCNRCVRACEETQGTFALTIAGRGFESRVSPAGGADFLGSECVSCGACVQACPTATLMEKSVIQWGQPERSVITTCAYCGVGCSFRAELKGNQLLRMVPDKNGQANHGHSCVKGRFAWGYATHPDRITKPMIRRSIDEPWQEVSWEVALNHAASEFRRIQQKYGRDAVGGITSSRCTNEETYLVQKLVRAAFGNNNVDTCARVCHSPTGYGLKQTLGESAGTQSFDSVMQADVVLVIGANPSDAHPVFASQLKRRLRQGAQLIVIDPRRIDLVDAIHARAAHHLALRPGTNVAMLNALAHVIITEGLLDEDFVAARCDSEAFGHWRHFVAQPEHAPEAMAEVCGVAADDIRAAARLYASAGNAAIYYGLGVTEHSQGSTAVMAIANLAMATGNIGREGVGVNPLRGQNNVQGSCDMGSFPHEFPGYRHVSDDVVRAQFEQAWGVSLHNEPGLRIPNMFEAALDGSFKALYCQGEDIAQSDPNTQHVTAALSAMECVVVQDIFLNETAKFAHVFLPGSSFLEKDGTFTNAERRISRVRKVMDPLGGKADWEVTVALAQALGYAMDYTHPSQIMDEIARLTPTFSGVSYTALERHGSLQWPCNAAAPDGTVTMHIGEFVRGKGRFMITRYVPTEERVNGRFPLLLTTGRILSQYNVGAQTRRTDNVAWHEEDRLEIHPADAENRGIVDGDWVGVASRAGQTVLRAKVSERVAAGVVYTTFHFPESGANVITTDNSDWATNCPEYKVTAVEIIKVNQPSEWQQRYRHFSRQQQELLRQGRGESVQ, encoded by the coding sequence ATGAGCTGCCAATGCGGAGCAGGTGCATCCTGCAACAAGGACATGGGTACGCCGGCCCGCCCCGGCGAGGCCAGCATTACCCTCACCATCGACGGCCAGAACATCAGCGTGCCAGTCGGCAGCTCGGTGATGCACGCGGCAGCGCTGCTGGATACCGCCATTCCCAAGCTGTGCGCCACCGACAGCCTGGAGCCATTTGGCTCCTGCCGCATGTGCATGGTGGAAATCGATGGCCATCGTGGCTATCCCGCCTCCTGTACCACCCCGGTCACGCCGGGCATGGTGGTGCGCACCCAGAGTGAAAAGCTGGCCAAGCTGCGCCGGGGGGTGATGGAGCTGTATATCTCGGATCATCCGCTGGATTGCCTGACCTGCAGTGCCAATGGCAATTGCGAACTGCAAACCGTGGCCGGGCAGGTGGGCCTGCGTGAAGTGCGCTACGGCATGGACGGGGCCAACCATCTGCAGGAGCAGAAAGACGTTTCCAACCCTTATTTTGATTACGACCCGTCCAAGTGCATCGTGTGCAACCGCTGCGTGCGCGCCTGTGAAGAAACCCAGGGCACTTTTGCGCTGACCATTGCCGGACGCGGTTTTGAATCCCGCGTCAGCCCCGCGGGCGGCGCGGACTTTCTCGGCTCGGAGTGTGTCTCCTGCGGCGCCTGTGTACAAGCCTGCCCCACCGCCACGCTGATGGAAAAGAGCGTCATCCAGTGGGGCCAGCCGGAACGCAGCGTCATCACCACCTGCGCCTATTGCGGCGTGGGCTGCTCCTTCCGCGCCGAACTCAAGGGCAACCAGCTGCTGCGCATGGTGCCGGACAAGAACGGCCAGGCCAATCATGGCCATTCCTGCGTCAAGGGCCGCTTTGCCTGGGGCTATGCCACCCACCCGGACCGCATCACCAAGCCGATGATACGCCGCAGCATCGACGAGCCGTGGCAGGAAGTCAGCTGGGAAGTGGCGCTCAATCATGCCGCCAGCGAATTCCGCCGCATCCAGCAAAAATATGGCCGCGATGCAGTGGGTGGCATCACCTCCAGCCGCTGCACCAATGAAGAAACCTATCTGGTACAAAAGCTGGTGCGCGCCGCCTTTGGCAATAACAATGTCGATACCTGCGCCCGCGTCTGCCATTCGCCCACCGGCTATGGCCTGAAGCAGACGCTGGGTGAATCGGCCGGTACCCAGAGCTTCGACTCGGTGATGCAGGCCGATGTGGTGCTGGTGATCGGGGCCAACCCCAGCGACGCTCACCCGGTGTTTGCTTCTCAGCTCAAGCGCCGCCTGCGTCAGGGCGCGCAGCTGATTGTCATCGACCCGCGCCGCATCGACCTGGTGGACGCCATCCATGCCCGCGCCGCCCATCATCTGGCGCTGCGCCCCGGCACCAATGTGGCCATGCTCAATGCGCTGGCCCATGTCATCATCACCGAAGGGCTGCTGGACGAAGACTTTGTCGCCGCCCGTTGCGATAGCGAAGCCTTTGGCCACTGGCGGCACTTTGTCGCCCAGCCGGAACACGCACCGGAAGCCATGGCCGAAGTATGCGGCGTGGCGGCGGACGACATCCGCGCCGCCGCCCGGCTGTATGCCAGCGCCGGCAATGCCGCCATCTATTACGGCCTGGGGGTGACCGAACACAGCCAGGGCAGCACCGCGGTGATGGCGATTGCCAACCTGGCCATGGCTACCGGCAATATCGGCCGCGAAGGCGTGGGGGTGAATCCGCTGCGCGGCCAGAACAATGTGCAGGGCTCCTGCGATATGGGCAGCTTCCCGCACGAATTCCCCGGCTACCGCCATGTGTCGGACGACGTGGTGCGCGCCCAGTTTGAACAGGCCTGGGGCGTGTCGCTGCACAACGAGCCCGGCCTGCGCATTCCCAATATGTTTGAGGCCGCGCTGGATGGTAGCTTCAAGGCGCTGTACTGCCAGGGCGAGGACATCGCGCAGAGCGACCCCAACACCCAGCATGTCACCGCCGCCTTGTCGGCCATGGAGTGCGTGGTGGTACAGGATATTTTCCTCAACGAAACCGCCAAGTTCGCCCATGTGTTTCTGCCGGGCAGCTCCTTCCTGGAAAAGGACGGCACCTTCACCAATGCCGAACGCCGCATCTCGCGCGTGCGCAAGGTGATGGACCCGCTGGGCGGCAAGGCCGACTGGGAAGTCACCGTGGCGCTGGCCCAGGCACTGGGTTATGCCATGGACTACACTCATCCGTCGCAAATCATGGACGAAATCGCCCGCCTGACGCCCACCTTCAGTGGTGTCAGCTATACCGCGCTGGAGCGCCACGGTAGCCTGCAATGGCCGTGCAATGCGGCTGCGCCGGACGGCACGGTCACCATGCATATCGGTGAATTCGTGCGTGGCAAGGGCCGCTTCATGATTACCCGCTATGTCCCCACCGAAGAGCGCGTCAACGGCCGCTTCCCGCTGCTGCTCACCACCGGGCGCATTCTCAGCCAGTACAATGTCGGCGCGCAGACCCGCCGCACCGACAACGTGGCCTGGCACGAGGAAGACCGGCTGGAGATTCACCCGGCTGATGCGGAAAATCGTGGCATTGTCGATGGCGACTGGGTGGGCGTGGCCAGCCGTGCCGGCCAGACCGTGCTGCGCGCCAAGGTAAGCGAACGGGTGGCCGCCGGGGTGGTGTACACCACCTTCCATTTCCCGGAATCCGGGGCCAATGTCATCACCACCGATAATTCCGACTGGGCGACCAATTGTCCGGAGTACAAGGTGACGGCAGTGGAAATCATCAAGGTCAACCAGCCGTCGGAATGGCAGCAGCGCTACCGCCATTTCAGCCGTCAACAACAGGAACTGCTGCGGCAGGGGCGTGGGGAGAGCGTGCAATGA
- a CDS encoding formate dehydrogenase subunit delta, whose product MAWHEEDRLEIHPADAENRGIVDGDWVGVASRAGQTVLRAKVSERVAAGVVYTTFHFPESGANVITTDNSDWATNCPEYQGHGRGNHQGQPAVGMAAALPPFQPSATGTAAAGAWGECAMNPLQLVKMANQISDFFSADCSEEEAAAEIASHLQRFWAPAMRQRLAQAVEQGEAAELRPAACLAVQKMSFPAEQH is encoded by the coding sequence GTGGCCTGGCACGAGGAAGACCGGCTGGAGATTCACCCGGCAGATGCGGAAAATCGTGGCATTGTCGATGGCGACTGGGTGGGCGTGGCCAGCCGAGCCGGCCAGACAGTGCTGCGCGCCAAGGTAAGCGAACGGGTGGCCGCCGGGGTGGTGTACACCACCTTCCATTTCCCGGAATCCGGGGCCAATGTCATCACCACCGATAATTCCGACTGGGCTACCAATTGCCCGGAATACCAAGGTCACGGCCGTGGAAATCATCAAGGTCAACCAGCCGTCGGAATGGCAGCAGCGCTACCGCCATTTCAGCCGTCAGCAACAGGAACTGCTGCGGCAGGGGCGTGGGGAGAGTGTGCAATGAACCCGCTACAACTGGTGAAGATGGCCAATCAGATCAGCGATTTTTTCAGCGCAGATTGCAGTGAGGAAGAAGCCGCAGCGGAAATTGCCAGCCATCTGCAGCGCTTCTGGGCGCCAGCCATGCGCCAGCGGCTGGCGCAGGCCGTGGAGCAGGGGGAAGCCGCAGAGCTGCGTCCGGCGGCCTGCCTGGCGGTACAGAAAATGTCCTTTCCCGCAGAGCAGCACTGA
- a CDS encoding RidA family protein produces MSDLKRFGIAGGTGGQQMPFARAVQAADGWLYVSGQTPMVNGEVIEGGIVTQSHQCIQNVMAILEEAGYGPEHVVRCGVWLDDTRDFASFNRVFLQYFGDHPPARACVQSSMVIDCKVEVDCIAYKKP; encoded by the coding sequence ATGAGCGATTTGAAACGATTTGGCATTGCCGGTGGTACCGGCGGCCAGCAAATGCCGTTTGCCCGAGCCGTGCAGGCTGCCGATGGCTGGCTGTATGTCTCCGGCCAAACGCCGATGGTCAATGGTGAAGTGATAGAAGGTGGCATCGTCACCCAGTCGCACCAGTGTATTCAAAACGTAATGGCCATTCTGGAAGAAGCCGGCTACGGCCCGGAACACGTGGTGCGCTGCGGCGTATGGCTGGACGACACCCGCGACTTCGCCTCGTTCAACCGCGTCTTCCTGCAATATTTTGGCGATCATCCCCCTGCCCGCGCCTGCGTGCAGTCCAGCATGGTGATCGACTGCAAGGTTGAAGTGGACTGCATCGCCTACAAAAAGCCCTAG
- a CDS encoding sugar kinase — translation MHIACLGEGMIELSGQPLQRRFGGDTLNTAIYLARLLAASPHDVRYLSGMGKDNLSRQLLADWQAEGVDVSHIVIQPGKLPGLYMVETDAHGERSFLYWRSDSAARHYFASGIDFASLLNPAHLHALYLSGISLALFNEAERQRLLDALQVFKQAGGKIWFDNNFRPSLWTAAQARAGHEAILALADVGLLTLDDERALYGDEDAEAVASRTLALGCTEVVIKRGGEPCLLAGAGLREEVFATAVPRVVDTTAAGDSFAAGYLASRTLGYSPSQAAAYAHRLSAAVIAHAGAIIPPTAMPLR, via the coding sequence ATGCATATAGCCTGCCTTGGTGAGGGCATGATCGAACTGAGCGGTCAGCCCCTGCAGCGCCGTTTTGGCGGAGACACGCTGAATACCGCCATCTACCTGGCCCGGCTGCTAGCCGCCAGCCCGCACGATGTCCGCTATCTGAGCGGCATGGGCAAGGACAACCTGAGTCGCCAGTTGCTGGCCGACTGGCAGGCAGAAGGCGTGGATGTCAGCCACATCGTCATCCAACCGGGGAAACTACCGGGTTTGTACATGGTAGAGACCGACGCCCACGGCGAACGCAGCTTTCTCTACTGGCGTAGCGATAGCGCCGCGCGACATTACTTTGCTTCCGGCATCGATTTTGCCAGCCTGCTCAACCCCGCCCATCTGCATGCGCTATACCTTTCCGGCATCTCACTGGCCCTGTTCAACGAAGCCGAACGACAACGGCTGCTGGACGCCTTGCAGGTATTCAAACAGGCGGGTGGCAAAATTTGGTTCGACAACAACTTCCGGCCGTCGCTGTGGACTGCAGCTCAAGCCCGCGCCGGCCATGAAGCCATCCTGGCACTGGCCGATGTCGGCTTGCTGACGCTGGATGATGAAAGAGCACTGTACGGCGATGAGGATGCCGAAGCCGTTGCCAGCCGCACACTGGCGCTGGGCTGCACGGAAGTGGTGATCAAGCGCGGCGGCGAGCCCTGCCTGCTGGCCGGGGCAGGGCTACGCGAAGAAGTGTTCGCCACCGCCGTGCCCCGCGTTGTGGACACCACCGCCGCTGGCGACTCCTTTGCCGCAGGTTATCTGGCCAGCCGTACCCTGGGCTACAGCCCGTCGCAAGCCGCTGCCTATGCCCACCGGCTGTCGGCTGCGGTGATTGCCCATGCCGGAGCCATTATTCCGCCCACCGCCATGCCGCTACGCTAG
- a CDS encoding formate dehydrogenase subunit delta, with translation MKPSHLVKMANQISDFFSADCSEEEAAAEIASHLQRFWAPAMRQRLAQAVEQGEAGELRPAACLAVQKLSFPVDE, from the coding sequence ATGAAACCGTCACATCTGGTGAAGATGGCCAATCAGATCAGCGATTTTTTCAGCGCCGATTGCAGTGAGGAAGAAGCCGCAGCGGAAATCGCCAGCCATCTGCAGCGCTTCTGGGCGCCAGCCATGCGCCAGCGCCTGGCGCAGGCCGTGGAGCAGGGGGAAGCCGGAGAGCTGCGTCCGGCGGCCTGCCTGGCGGTACAGAAATTATCCTTTCCAGTGGATGAGTAG
- a CDS encoding substrate-binding periplasmic protein encodes MPLSRLSKLLSCRHPWCKRLLALICLLGAVPAQAADNVIRYYPSGSIYTYRWALLKLALDHVEKVDHHHYELVPLNDKVTQWRAEQLLSTGKVDVLAFAPNAQREQLLQPVRMDILKGIIGYRVFFVRKDDLPIFKGMTPQQFRAGVRLGLNSQWADYLIMKNNGYEVQPSIGYESLFEMLAAGRFDAFPRGLNEVGSEMKEQLPRYPGLTLEKSKAVYFPFPVYFWVSKENKPLARRVLQGLKMAERDGSFKELFLRSHADALRLLAENGWQTTPINNTELPPGNARPDTSWWWKRR; translated from the coding sequence ATGCCATTATCCAGACTTTCCAAGCTTCTCTCTTGCCGGCACCCATGGTGTAAGCGGCTGCTGGCGCTAATCTGCCTGCTGGGTGCCGTACCGGCCCAGGCGGCAGATAACGTGATTCGTTATTACCCCAGTGGCAGCATCTATACCTATCGCTGGGCCTTGCTCAAACTGGCGCTGGACCATGTGGAAAAAGTCGATCACCATCACTACGAGTTGGTGCCGCTGAACGACAAGGTAACGCAATGGCGGGCGGAACAGCTGCTGAGCACGGGCAAGGTGGACGTGCTTGCCTTTGCGCCGAATGCGCAGCGGGAACAGCTGCTGCAGCCGGTACGCATGGATATCCTCAAGGGCATCATTGGCTACCGGGTGTTTTTTGTGCGCAAGGACGACCTGCCCATCTTCAAGGGCATGACCCCACAGCAATTCCGTGCCGGTGTCCGCCTGGGCCTCAACAGCCAGTGGGCTGATTACCTCATCATGAAAAACAACGGTTACGAAGTGCAGCCATCCATTGGCTATGAAAGCCTGTTCGAGATGCTGGCAGCCGGGCGTTTCGATGCTTTTCCGCGCGGGCTGAACGAGGTGGGCAGCGAAATGAAGGAACAGCTGCCGCGCTACCCAGGGCTGACGCTGGAGAAAAGCAAGGCGGTCTATTTCCCTTTTCCTGTCTATTTCTGGGTGAGCAAGGAAAACAAGCCATTGGCCAGACGTGTGCTGCAGGGCCTGAAAATGGCCGAGCGCGATGGCAGCTTCAAGGAACTGTTCCTGCGTAGCCATGCCGATGCCCTGCGGCTGCTGGCCGAAAATGGCTGGCAGACTACGCCGATAAACAATACCGAGTTGCCGCCGGGTAATGCCAGGCCGGATACCAGCTGGTGGTGGAAGCGGCGCTGA
- a CDS encoding fimbrial protein: protein MKSQNRKAKMKYLRRTLNIRIIYNITFAILFITTLGISTAHADNSSYPNCTGGGTPDIILNLPATINIATLPANTPTITPVTDWFSVSALSYTGCKAISGNNIAYQAALAGSGGPNPSHNDNGMSYDIYPFVSGIGIIMSVQNIESGNSPAPLRNGNTRVNLPITNNGNFNTIYRARLIRYNLTTNSGEIYIPQRYLIHGQDWMYNYNSASGAYTHVQRLYTSPTTIKIQTASCTLNTSNINVQLPNMLPSQFPSVGTTNGTTPFNISINCPSPVNTYMTITDNSAPTSTSDIISATNDSSAQGLGIQIRKNGLPISLGPDSSMAGNTNQFLIGNNMSGNQIIPMTANYIRTSDINVGTIRAIATFTMSYQ from the coding sequence ATGAAATCACAAAATAGAAAGGCGAAGATGAAATATCTTAGACGAACTCTTAATATACGAATAATCTACAATATAACATTCGCCATTTTATTCATCACCACTCTCGGCATCAGCACTGCGCATGCTGACAATTCGAGCTACCCTAATTGTACCGGTGGCGGCACGCCCGACATAATATTGAATCTACCGGCCACGATCAATATTGCAACGCTACCTGCCAATACCCCCACGATCACACCGGTTACAGACTGGTTCAGTGTGAGCGCACTATCATATACTGGTTGCAAAGCCATATCAGGAAATAACATTGCCTATCAGGCAGCTCTTGCTGGAAGCGGCGGTCCCAATCCAAGCCACAACGACAACGGCATGTCATATGACATCTACCCCTTTGTCAGCGGAATTGGGATAATCATGTCAGTACAAAATATAGAATCAGGAAACAGCCCGGCACCATTACGAAATGGAAATACCCGAGTCAATTTACCCATAACAAATAACGGTAATTTTAATACCATATATCGCGCCAGACTTATCCGATACAACTTAACTACAAACAGTGGTGAAATTTATATCCCCCAGAGATATCTGATCCATGGACAGGACTGGATGTATAATTACAACTCAGCAAGCGGTGCATACACACACGTCCAAAGGTTATATACATCACCGACAACAATCAAGATACAAACCGCCAGCTGCACTCTGAACACCAGCAATATTAATGTTCAACTACCCAATATGCTGCCATCCCAATTTCCCAGTGTTGGCACAACAAATGGCACTACACCATTCAATATATCGATCAACTGCCCCAGCCCCGTCAATACATATATGACAATAACGGACAACAGTGCACCTACTTCAACATCGGATATTATTTCTGCGACAAATGACTCTAGCGCCCAAGGCCTAGGTATTCAAATCAGGAAAAATGGCCTACCGATTTCACTCGGACCCGACAGCAGCATGGCAGGAAATACAAATCAATTCCTGATAGGGAATAATATGTCAGGTAATCAGATTATTCCGATGACTGCCAATTACATTCGGACATCAGACATTAATGTTGGAACAATCAGGGCCATTGCCACCTTCACCATGTCCTACCAGTGA
- a CDS encoding fimbrial protein, producing the protein MGNYNESGVNYPVYPSSVPGIGFIIKHSIVNPASATVPGGSTISFTPTPSQMSFNSYIAGKLIKTGDIGNVNVSVISLSVAYTLTYTGRFPAEISTASSGGTGTASGNYTIQNVSCSVNTSSLQIALAGVAPTDLPSLNSTAKPTPFNLGLTCPSSTSMAIYMTLTDNSNPGNTGNLLSLSLGSSASGVNLQILRNSGTPTLVNFGPDSSVAGNLNQLLMATGATGSQSFPFLVRYIRTGTLTGGSVNGLATFTMSYQ; encoded by the coding sequence GTGGGAAACTATAACGAAAGCGGCGTCAACTATCCGGTTTACCCCAGCTCGGTACCGGGCATCGGTTTCATCATCAAACACAGCATCGTCAACCCGGCCAGCGCCACCGTTCCCGGCGGCAGTACCATCAGCTTCACACCGACACCCAGCCAGATGAGTTTCAATAGCTATATTGCCGGCAAGCTGATCAAAACCGGTGATATCGGCAATGTGAATGTCTCTGTCATTAGTCTGTCAGTCGCCTATACCCTAACCTATACCGGTCGTTTCCCTGCGGAGATCAGCACAGCCAGTAGCGGTGGCACAGGCACTGCCAGCGGTAACTACACCATCCAGAACGTCAGTTGCAGCGTCAACACCAGCTCCCTGCAAATCGCACTCGCGGGCGTCGCGCCGACAGACCTGCCCAGCCTCAACAGTACTGCCAAGCCGACGCCATTCAATCTGGGGCTGACTTGTCCAAGCAGCACCAGCATGGCGATTTACATGACGCTGACTGACAACAGCAATCCCGGCAATACCGGTAATCTGCTGAGTCTTAGCCTAGGCTCCAGTGCCAGCGGGGTCAACTTGCAGATTTTGCGCAATAGCGGCACCCCCACCCTGGTCAACTTTGGCCCGGACTCCAGCGTGGCGGGCAACCTCAACCAGTTGCTGATGGCAACCGGGGCCACCGGCAGCCAGTCCTTTCCCTTTCTGGTCCGTTACATCCGCACCGGTACGCTGACCGGCGGCTCCGTCAACGGCCTAGCCACCTTCACCATGAGCTATCAATAA
- a CDS encoding N-acyl-D-amino-acid deacylase family protein, translating into MHTYDTLIRRVTIVDGSGAAAYVADVGIRQQRIALLGDAGAATAEHTIDGQGLTLAPGFIDVHTHDDTMVIRQPQMLPKLSQGVTTVIVGNCGISASPVSLQGEPPDPMNLLGPKDAFRYPRFADYRTAVEQAEPAVNVAALVGHTALRSNHLDRLDRTATPTEISAMRAQLADSLRHGALGLSSGLAYASAFSADSSEVEQLAAELNSCGGIYTTHLRSEFEPVLEAMDEAWRVGRHANSPVIVSHMKCAGKGNWGRSQQLLASLEQAASRQQVGCDCYPYSASSSTLDLKQVTGDFEIFITWSTPHPDMAGQTLQAIAEQWQLPLMDAARKLQPAGAVYHGMDPADVENILRHPLTMVGSDGLPEDPLPHPRLWGAFPRVLGYYCRERQLFSLETAVHKMTGLSASRFALDERGLIRPGYWADLVLFDAATIHDTASFHAPIQAAAGIAAVWVNGVLSWQDKAATGARAGRFLPRTRDIRSSFPAFTPLTSDKETRS; encoded by the coding sequence ATGCACACCTACGACACCCTGATTCGCCGCGTCACTATTGTCGACGGCAGTGGCGCTGCGGCCTATGTGGCCGATGTCGGCATCCGCCAGCAGCGCATTGCCCTGCTCGGCGATGCCGGCGCGGCAACGGCCGAGCACACCATTGATGGCCAGGGTCTGACGCTGGCCCCCGGCTTTATCGATGTCCACACCCACGACGACACCATGGTGATCCGCCAGCCGCAGATGCTGCCCAAGCTCAGCCAGGGTGTCACCACGGTGATTGTCGGCAATTGCGGTATCAGTGCCTCCCCAGTCAGCCTGCAAGGCGAACCGCCAGACCCGATGAACCTGCTGGGGCCAAAAGACGCCTTCCGCTACCCGCGCTTTGCCGACTACCGCACAGCCGTGGAACAGGCCGAACCGGCTGTCAATGTGGCCGCACTAGTGGGGCATACCGCATTGCGCAGCAATCATCTGGACCGGCTGGATCGTACTGCCACGCCCACTGAAATCAGCGCCATGCGCGCGCAACTGGCCGACAGCCTGCGCCATGGTGCGCTGGGCTTGAGCAGCGGACTGGCCTATGCCTCGGCCTTCAGTGCCGACAGCAGCGAAGTGGAACAACTGGCGGCCGAACTGAACAGCTGCGGCGGGATATACACCACGCATCTGCGCAGCGAATTCGAACCGGTGCTGGAAGCCATGGACGAAGCCTGGCGCGTGGGCCGTCATGCCAACAGCCCGGTCATCGTGTCGCACATGAAATGTGCCGGCAAAGGCAACTGGGGTCGTAGCCAACAGTTGCTGGCTTCGCTGGAACAGGCTGCCAGCCGGCAGCAGGTAGGCTGCGACTGCTACCCCTATTCGGCCAGCTCATCCACGCTCGACCTGAAACAGGTCACCGGAGATTTTGAAATCTTCATTACCTGGTCCACCCCGCACCCCGACATGGCCGGCCAGACGCTGCAGGCCATTGCCGAGCAATGGCAGCTGCCCCTGATGGATGCCGCCCGCAAGCTGCAACCTGCCGGCGCGGTGTACCACGGCATGGACCCGGCTGATGTGGAAAACATCCTGCGCCATCCGCTGACCATGGTCGGTTCGGACGGCCTGCCGGAAGATCCGTTGCCCCATCCACGGCTGTGGGGTGCTTTTCCCCGCGTACTGGGCTACTACTGCCGCGAACGCCAGCTGTTCAGCCTGGAAACCGCCGTGCACAAGATGACCGGCCTGTCCGCCAGCCGTTTCGCGCTGGATGAGCGCGGCCTGATCCGCCCCGGCTACTGGGCCGATCTGGTGCTGTTCGACGCCGCCACCATTCATGACACCGCCAGCTTCCATGCCCCCATCCAGGCCGCAGCCGGCATTGCCGCAGTCTGGGTCAATGGCGTGCTCAGCTGGCAGGACAAGGCGGCCACCGGCGCACGTGCCGGCCGCTTTCTGCCGCGTACCCGTGACATCCGCAGCAGCTTTCCCGCCTTTACCCCTCTGACTTCTGACAAGGAAACCCGCTCATGA